The following coding sequences lie in one Hyalangium ruber genomic window:
- a CDS encoding Fic family protein translates to MPHLQASLALDWTFPHLRPELEAASARAFEETHAQERFLAELDTPAHEDPAREARFRDALAHVRALADAQAPLTYERLREVQARVLGHAVSFRTGDAFAHGGAHRYLFFPELEAMFTRKVEADAADGCHPVVQAVRLYLDLAFFHPFPDGNARAARLGFEFLLRRARLPTPPLTPLVLLPKHPGDVVRYAQFVRLAARGIAGRGGGAESP, encoded by the coding sequence TTGCCCCACCTCCAGGCCAGCCTCGCCCTGGACTGGACCTTTCCCCACCTGCGCCCCGAGCTGGAGGCCGCCAGCGCCCGGGCCTTCGAGGAGACGCACGCCCAGGAGCGGTTCCTGGCGGAGCTGGACACGCCGGCCCACGAGGACCCGGCGCGAGAGGCCCGCTTCCGGGACGCGCTGGCCCATGTACGGGCCCTGGCGGATGCCCAGGCGCCCCTGACCTACGAGCGGCTGCGCGAGGTGCAGGCCCGGGTCCTCGGACACGCCGTGTCCTTCCGCACGGGGGATGCGTTCGCCCACGGCGGCGCCCACCGCTACCTCTTCTTCCCGGAGCTGGAGGCGATGTTCACGCGCAAGGTGGAGGCGGACGCGGCGGACGGCTGCCACCCGGTGGTCCAGGCCGTGCGGCTGTACCTGGACCTGGCCTTCTTCCACCCGTTCCCGGATGGCAACGCGCGGGCGGCCCGGCTGGGCTTCGAGTTCCTCCTGCGCCGGGCGCGACTGCCCACCCCCCCCCTCACCCCGCTGGTGCTGCTCCCCAAGCACCCCGGAGATGTGGTCCGCTACGCGCAGTTCGTCCGGCTCGCGGCACGGGGCATCGCGGGGCGAGGCGGCGGCGCGGAGAGCCCATGA
- a CDS encoding diacylglycerol/lipid kinase family protein encodes MKTFLVVNPRSAGGQTGKRWAELSAQVSRSIGEFGHEFTAGAMDAARIARKAIEDGYECIVAVGGDGTINEVVNGFFRDGQVINPKAALGVIPRGTGGDFRRAFGWDLELDSALARLRTEKTEPFDVGLVEYTTREGKREQRFFANIASMGVSAVVANEVNTSSKALGANMTFVLGTVKGMFRFEPPTVRIRVDGGPQESVPINVVAVANGRYFGSGMCVAPDALTHDGLFDVTIWSGYTLSDFIFKSKGIYSGQHVTWKGTRQLKCRTFEVESVEGQEVLLEVDGEVPGRLPAKMTLQPAAIRLKV; translated from the coding sequence ATGAAGACGTTCCTCGTGGTCAACCCGCGCAGCGCCGGTGGTCAGACGGGAAAGCGCTGGGCGGAGCTGTCCGCCCAGGTGTCCCGGAGCATCGGCGAGTTCGGTCACGAGTTCACCGCCGGGGCCATGGACGCGGCGCGCATCGCCCGCAAGGCCATCGAGGACGGCTACGAGTGCATCGTCGCGGTGGGCGGGGACGGCACCATCAACGAGGTGGTCAACGGCTTCTTCCGTGACGGCCAGGTCATCAACCCGAAGGCCGCGCTGGGCGTCATTCCCCGGGGCACGGGTGGCGACTTCCGGCGCGCGTTCGGGTGGGACCTGGAGCTGGACTCGGCGCTGGCGCGGCTGCGCACCGAGAAGACGGAGCCCTTCGACGTGGGGCTCGTCGAGTACACCACCCGCGAGGGCAAGCGGGAGCAGCGCTTCTTCGCCAACATCGCCTCCATGGGCGTGAGCGCGGTGGTGGCCAACGAGGTGAACACCAGCAGCAAGGCGCTGGGCGCCAACATGACCTTCGTGCTGGGCACGGTGAAGGGCATGTTCCGCTTCGAGCCGCCCACGGTGCGCATCCGCGTGGATGGAGGGCCCCAGGAGTCGGTGCCCATCAACGTGGTGGCGGTGGCCAACGGCCGCTACTTCGGCAGCGGCATGTGCGTGGCGCCGGACGCGCTCACCCATGATGGGCTCTTCGACGTCACCATCTGGTCCGGCTACACGCTCAGCGACTTCATCTTCAAGTCCAAGGGCATCTACAGCGGCCAGCACGTGACGTGGAAGGGCACGCGCCAGCTCAAGTGCCGCACCTTCGAGGTGGAGAGCGTCGAAGGTCAGGAGGTGCTGCTCGAGGTGGACGGCGAGGTGCCCGGCCGGCTGCCCGCGAAGATGACGCTGCAGCCGGCCGCCATCCGCCTCAAGGTGTAG